The Triticum aestivum cultivar Chinese Spring chromosome 5A, IWGSC CS RefSeq v2.1, whole genome shotgun sequence genomic sequence GATCAATGGCTTTCCAAAGAGTATACAACAAAACCATCAGTTAACTACTTTACATTGGTAAAGAAATATAACCATTGGAAACTCAATGTATTGGCGGCGTACCTTCATGAGGTAGGCACATGAAAGGCCTGATATGGCGAAGAACCTGTGCCATTGACACCTTTGACACAACCATCTCCGTCCAAAAGGGGGCAACATCGACATGGAAATCCGTGAAGTAGCATTAAGAAGCTAGCATTCTTCGCTCCGGCCTTTTGTCAAACATTTAAATTATGAACAATGACAATTTCATCTCATAGTCAATATCTGCAGTTTTAAAATgtggaaaagaaagaaaaagagagagaatcaCTTACATAACATCATGCAAACATGGGTAAATAATAATTAGCTAGAAAATTTTGATCATTGACAAAACTGTGAAGCTTCCTTTAACGCTTTCTCTCTAGCCTTTCAGAGAAAAAGAAGGATAATGAAAAGCCAATATGAGCCTTGAAATCACACATCAATTTCTAACTAAGACATGAAATGCTAAGCATTTAAATCCTCTGGTATATGTAACTAATTATTTATTATTAAGTAACATCAGACTGTAAAGATGGTTCTAGGGTTATTCTTGCAGTTCTGCATTATAGAAACTTATCTCACAAATACAGAACTTCCCTTGTACAGCAGTCAGTTTATATGTTGGGTAGATATCCAAACCCAAAAATTGAAGCCAAACACAAGGATTTACTCCAACTTCCTCCCGTAATCCTGAAGTAGTCACTGAACAATGCAACATGAGCATCCCACGAAGGACAATCAAAttctaatttttttcaaaaattaaaacatgGTAAAACGACACAAAATATTAGTTCTAGTTATGTTCCACCAGCAAGAAAAGTACATATAGAAGTAAGTCATATCTGTGGATCAAGAACATATGGAAGCATTACACTGAACCCAAATATTCAATGATGCATCAAATTCTAAATTCTTTTCAACAATTAAAACATGGTAAAACCACACAAAATATTAGTTCTAGTTATGTTCCACCAGCAAGAAAAGTACATATAGAAGTAAGTCATATCTGGGGATCAAGAACATATGGAAGATGTCACTGAACCCAAATATGCAATGATGTCTTTTTTCTTCCTATTCTACTTCAACCTCAGTGACTCCATTGGAGTAAAGACCTGGCAAACAAATGGTGCGGTCGCTAATTTGACACCAACACAACTACCAAATCAAATAAGTCCAAGTTCTTCCGAAGCAAAGAATGTGCATGACGGTGGATGACCTGTTCAATGAGTAGACTCTGCTCATCAGCCACCACCGTCATTGACCCGGAGCTCCTCACCGGCCGAGTGCGTCACCTCCACAACATCTGGCGTGACCCTCCTTTGACAGGTGATGGCCACCGACATCCATACAACAGTTAGTACACAAGGTCAATTCTATATTTCTTCTGCCCATACAAGAATATGCAAACAagtcaagttcattcaaaaatcggCAGCTCACTTCTGTTATTACAACAACAGCAGGTCACTTCATTCAGACAACAATAGCAACACAGATCAATATTGTGACAAGGATGTAAAAATAAAATAAGAGAGTTAAAGAGAGAGGGGGGTGACAACCTTGCTGACGCCGGCGTTCGTCTTTCCCTTTGTCTAAGAAAAGTGAGGAGTGTGGTGTCGGCACCAACACAGAGAGCGGCAGTAGGAGGGTGCCGACCAAAGACTCATATGAGCTAGCGATGAGCTTGCACTGTTGTTGTCCGACACGGCGTCCGCACCAATGACATACTCGCCCGAGATGAGTCGGATGACCGAGATCGAGTAACTGACCACCTAGAGACGGGCGGGGCCGCTGACACCGGCGAGGGTGAGGGCCAGGTTTGGCTCAGCAGACCGCTCGACCAAAATGAGGTGACTTACGCATTGTCTTCACGTGGGTGGCCTCGGCTCTTGCACCAGCGCGGGATGGTTCGGGCTAGAAGGCGGAGGGAAGAGCGGCGGGGCCGCCGGTGATGGCGGTGAGGGCGAGCGCGAGGATTGGCGCAAGGGACCCCTCGACCTCGATAAGACGATAACACGGCTTATGCCATTGCCTTCACGTGGGTGGCCTGGGCTCCTGCACCGGCGCTACGGTTTGGGCTAAACGGCGGAGGGAAGAGGGGCGGGGTCGATGGCGATGGCGAGGGCGAGGATTGGATCGAGGGACTCCTCGGTGTGGGCTCCTTCATCGGCACGGCAGTTCGGGCTGGACGGCCGAGGGATTTTTCTTGGTAGACAGATGGGATCGGGAGATGGGGTGAGGGACGTGGGTGCCTGATCGTGGTTGTTTTTTGTACgtgggtttctttttctttttatcgtGGGGGAAGTGGGAATCGTTTTATCGTGCGGGGTAAGTGAGAATTGTACGAGGGATGtgggaggtcgaaccatcacgacgttcgattctcctttaatagtagagattataATTAGCTAAAACAGGCAATGAACAAAAAAACAGTTCTATAAAATGCCGATACGCGCACGCTGAACAGTGTATAGATACTACAAAATACTAAACAAGAACGATCAGAGTCAAGGACCAAAGTTACCACCAGACGGATTCATAGCGGCGGCCTCATAACACGATGAAAACATGAAAGTGGAAGAACCAGCGAAATAAACTCACCAAATAACAAGCGCATCAAAGCAGGATAATTAACACTCACTCGGTCCGGGTTTATTGAGCCCCCTGTACTATAGTGTCAAACTTTGAGCATAAATAGTTAAGTAATAAAATATAAACTAGTTTAAGTCACAAAATCATATGGTGGGAATACTCTTCGAAGAAGCAAGCATACCAAAACAGTTCACTACCACAAAGAATGGCGGGTGTGGTCTGCTAGGGGCAAGGCGGGCGCGCATTCTCCACTCAAGATAAAGGTAGAAGGAGAAACAACGGAGAAATCCTCAAGATGAAGTTTTACTAGTTGGCTCAAGTGCAGAGGTAAAAAATAACTAAAAACATATGCTAGAATTTAAGCAGATAGCATGACCAACAATTTTAATTTCTAAATTTTACCAAAGAAACAATATTTCATAAAGAAAGATGCACAGCATGCATGATGTTTTCATTTATTCTTCCAGCCATCAATTGCCTATTTCAACCATGGGGATAAAAGGTAAGCAAATATTTTCATTCACATCTGAGAAGAAAAAACATGGAAGGATCCATCCAATAACAGTGAAACATAGATAAGTTTTCCTCAGAGCACACAGTGGATTCTATTGTCCTCCAAGCTGTAACATTCAGACTTGTGCTTGATGATCTGGAAACCATTGACATTGCGCACCACCTCCACGCCGGTCAAGACAGTAAGCTCATTGACTGCACCATGAAGTGGTCTGCACGAGGTGTGCCTCAAGAGATTTCGAAAGCTGGTGGCGATGCAGAACTTGCCTGAGCCCATGTTTAGCAGGTGCCTCTGCCGCGGCAACCACTCATCGGGCAGGACGCTGAGATAGTTCCAGGAGTGCCGCACCACCGGTCGCCTGGAGGAATCGAAGTCAAAAGCACGCAGGCAATGGTTGGGGTTGCCAATGACATCGTCGAGGCCAAACCAGAGGTCAAACTCAGGGACATACTCCGCCGCACCGTGGATGGGCAGCACCCAGCTGCCAGCCTGCCTCCACTCGCGCGTTGCCGTGTCAAAGAAGGCGCAGGCTCCAGCATCCACAGATGAGACACATATTGTGGCGGCATCCAACACAGCGGCTGCAGAGGGAGGACAAACTTTGCTGTTGCTGCCAGGCAGGCACGGCCGAAACAGTGGCGGGCAGGGTAGAGGTCGCCAGTACCAAGACGAGTTGTTCAGATCAGTTGTCCTGGTATAGTTCAAGACCTCGAACAAGGCATTGTCCTCTCCTTTTCCTATGACATAGAGCTTGTGGTTGTCCTGGCCATAGCTCCGCCGAGTGATGGACAGGGCGATTGAGTCACTCTGCTTACAGAAGTTGGCTTGTGGCATGCCAAAGACGAAGTCCGTGCTAGTGTCGTACATCATCGTGTGGACGTTAGGGCTGACAAACATGACAGAGCCCTCCCCCTGCCCTCTCAGCAGGGAGAAGAAATGCCTGGTAGTTAAGTCGGCCATGTTAGGCAGTGATGAGAAGTTGATGTTCGTCTTGGGCAGACTCTGCTTGGGGCTCCCTTTCAACATGGTGGATAACCATCCCTTCTTATTCACTTCTGCCTTTTCGGCAGCTTCTGTTGAAGGGTAGAAGAGATACTCCATGAGGTTGATCCGGCGCAGGGAATAAACTCCCTTGGGGTAATTGTGTACTATCATATTCGCAAACTGACGATTCATCATCCTCGAGAATTTAACACACCCAATAGTTGAATATCGTGGCTATCAAAAGGAAAAAGTTAGTACAGTAGCATTAACACTTGTTGAAAACTAAAATATCATGATTACTCTAAATAGAAAGATCAAAGGGTCTGTCTAGTTACTGCAAATCTAAGTGACTCAATCAACATAAAAAGgaaaagcaaaagaaaaaggaaaatacctGCATGAATCTCCGagtaaaatcaatgacataggacttacaCTTTGATGTGCAATACTTAGGGCACATCTAGACGTGCTCTAGCAAAACCGAAGatcaagggtgtgtttggttgaagAATGTGAGCGCTACATATAAACTTTGTCAAATTATATTTCCATCTAGTATCATATTTTATCTTTTGTAGCTAACTAACATTTTCGTGCTACTTCTCTCTTCCAGAACAAAGATAAAAGGGGGAAATATATCAATGTGCCTATTGCTAACATTGATTAGATGGAGTTCATATTTCAGGATAAGCATGCTACCGGAGAGTTCACGGTCCTTCAAACACCCTATGACCGTGTTCATGCATGTGACAAGGATTTTATTGGTGATACCGAGAAGAAAATATGAGTGATGTTAAGGTTGATCCTGCAACACATTATGATTCAGATTGTGTTCCTGACGACACCACTAATAAATGCTCGTCTTCGAAGCGTCCTAGTCTCCTAGAGGTGGCAATCGTGATAAAGGTAAGTGGGTGAAGTGTGATGGGAGTGCAGCTCAAGACATGACACGCTGCGTGATATGTCGGctatgtttttaaggcgacgcTTCGCTTTAAGGCGTTGGGGGGGCGCCTCACTAGTGTAGAAAGTACTAAGTTTGTATTAATTTTCTTCTTGTTCGTGTGAAAATTGCAAATAATAATGCGCACGTGCCTTCAACTAGTAAGCTACTAGTCCctcactagtgtaaaaaacgttcttatattatgggacaaagggagtagtatTTGGATCCTATCAAGACGAGCTAGCTTGCCCTCAACACAGCCAAACGGTTAGCTGCTGGCTCTTGCCAGCAACGGCGTTGAACCAAACGCGCAGCTAAGGCAAAGATAGCCCAGCCGAGCTAAGCTAGCTCAGCTATAGGCAAGCTGGGCAATACAACGAAACGCGCCCCAATGGTTTGGCCAGAAGGACAAGAATCGAAAGCTCATACCTGCGGCACCACTAAAATCAAATCTAATTCTGTGTGCCACCCGTTCAACTCTCACATCTAGGGCCGGCCGTCGTCGGTACGCGAATTAATTCTACAGGCGTTTCCCTGCGCGCCGTAGGAGCTGTGAGCCACGGGCGCATATCGTATGCAGACGAAAGGTTAGGCCAGGGGAGGTTCGGATGAATACCTGAAGCTGGCGCCGGGATCTAACAAGCTGGCGCCGGGAAAGTGGGGTAGaaaggcggcggcggacgggaggGGAGGGGGGAACGAGATCCTCTGACGTACTTCGATCTACTGCCGAGGGACGTCGCTCGCGTGTCACCGTTCGCTAGCCATCCAACGGGAGCAGGTGGAAACCAGGGAAACAGAGCTCACGGTCGGCCCACGAGAATGATCCAGCCCAGTCCAATGGAACGGGAGAGGGAAAACTGCGCCAGACCAGGGAAAAGGGCGCGAGAACAAAGAAACGGCGCCAAACTGACGGGAAAAGGGCGCTTTCCACGAAGGAAACGATCGCCGAAGGGAGGAGCTGCTCTGCTCTTCAATCCCGTGAACAGACTGACGGAAAAAGGGCGTGTTCCACGAAGGAATCGATCGCTGAAGGGACGAGCTGCTCTGCTCTTCAATCATGTGAGTACGTCTTATTATTCTTTCTCTATCTATCTTGTTGATTAATCTCCCATATCAAATTGCTTCGAAATTGATCAAACTTCCATCATCAGATTGCTTTGAAATAGATCCATCTTCTTATCAGGTTGCTGTGAACGGGATCAGGCTTTCCGTTTTAGAGAAATGCTTTCTATTTAGAGAAATGCTTTCTATTTGGTCACATGGAAATGTAGCATTTTGTCCTTCAAAAGCTAGGCAAAATTTGGAAAAATGTTAATGGTGTGATAAGGCagatcgtagaaaaaaactcataaATCAAGGCAAGTTTAGATAAAAATGTCACATGGAAAATTTGGACAGCTAAATTGCCTTAATCATGGAAATTTAAGAAAAAAAATATTGTGACACTGCAAGTCTAGGACTTCTGTTATACAAAACATGGCAAGCTTTTTGCTAAAATATGTAATTGTCACATGgcaaatttaaaattgtagatCATGGCAAACTATATTGTTTGTATCTAATTCTGGAAAAATCATGGACATGGCAACTTTTGAAATAATTGTTTCTACACATCATGGCAACTTTAGAAAAAGAATTGTCTAACGCATGGcaattttagaaaaaaaatgtttgtgaagcAAATTATGAACAATAAAAGAAAGTGTATTCTAACATGTGgcaattttagaaaaatgtttgcaAAGGCCACACGtcaaattatgattttttttaataCTGCCATACTTTAAAAAAATGAATTTGCCTTGCTGTATGAACACGAACAAGCTGGGAGGGGTATTTTGTACCTAAGTTTGCCATATCCGACACCAAAATAAAGTAGCCATGATGTTTGAAACTAAGTTGCCATTCATCAAAATCTAGATTTGCCATGCATGAGAAATTAAGTTTGCCACaacttaaaaaaaataaaaggTAGATATTTACTTAAGTTGATGTCCATGAAAACCCATATTTGCCATGCATGGCAAACTAAAGTGGACATCACCTATATATACAAAAAAAAAGTTCCCATGATGTTTGTACCTAATAAGTTGTTGTCCATGAAACCCTATATTTGTCCTGCATGACAAACTAAAGTTGTCATCACTTATACAGAAAAAAGAAGTAGCCACGATGTTTGCACCTAAATAAGTTTCCATCCACTAAACCTAGACTTGCCAAGTTTTTTTAAGGGAAAGCCCAAGACTTTCTACATACTATTACACCTGGCTTGATCACACCTCACTAGTTCCACTTGCTGAGAGGGGACTTTGTCTGTCAGTAGCATGTCTCCATTGTCCCATGCATGGGCAGCCAAAGCATGAGCAACCCCATTGCAGGTTCTAGCCGTTATTATCACCTTAGAGTCGAGGAAAGCAGCTCTGTTCTCCTATATATCTGTGATAATTTGCTGAAGCGACAAAATGTTCAAGGCACCAGCCTCCGGTCGCTTCGCTAGTGTGGCGCAGTCGGTTTCAATAAGCACTCTGCCTCTGAACTTTGTTTTCAATGCCGACAAGCCGGCCACAACTGCCAGGGCTTCAGCTTCAACAGGATGCAGGGGCCAACTTGCATGCCCCCCATTAAGGCCACGGTCCCTGTCAAATCTCTCACCCCCAGCCAGTTGTGCATGTACCCTCCTCTTTTTTGAATGAAGCATCAGTATTCAATTTCCACCGGCCACTTCCAGGGGGCTCCCAGTGATTTGGTTTTGTGATTTGCTCATCCCCCGGTACAGGGTATATTTGCCATGCCTGCACTCCTTCACTCCTGTGCAAATGCATGTGCCTCAATTCTTATTCATACTTAACTAGGCGATCCACCGAGACCGAAATTGATGCTTTTCCTCCCTGATGTACACAATTATTCCGAAGGTGCCAAGCTCGCCAGATCAGCAAGAGGAACCAGGCCCTCGTAATCTCATCGCATGCGTCTAACAAAACAAGGAGCCAATCATTTCCTGTGTAGCGGAAACTGTTCTCTGACGGGAGGTGCCAGACTTTGCGAATTTCAGACCTAAGTGTTCTTGCTTTGGTACAAGCAATTACCGCATGATACTCATTCTCATCCTCTACCCCACGAATGGAGCATCTGGCCATCTTCTCCAGGGTTCTatgcattttgttttgttttgtcgcAAGTGACTTCGTGGCGATCCTCCACCCTGCGACCTTAACCTTTTGAGGGACATTTGACTTTCAGATTAGGTTCCAAATACTCCTTTCATCAGCTGTGCACGAGGAGCTGGACGCCGGGGGGTTATCTCATTGTTTGATTTGTGTTGCCAGCTGCCGGTAAGCACTTTTCACCGAGAAAATTCCTGATCCCTCCGCATGCCATGCAATGCAGTCCTCTGCTTTTCTACTAGGGAGTTTTATTCTGCAAATTTCATTCGCGTCAAAGGCTGGAAACATTTGGTTAATCAACTCAACGTTCCATTCATTCCTATCAATGTGAATGAGCCGGTTCACCCAGCGTAATCTAGAGCGCCTGGTGACCTTTGCTGCCTTAAGCCCTGTTTGCCTCGGTATCTAATTATCCCTCTCAATGCGGATTTTCCTCCCATCACCTACTCTCCAAATGAGACCCTCCTTCAACAGCTCAAGTCTGAATTCAATACCCCTCCAAGTCGGGGAAGCATCCGATGCAAACACGGTGTCAAGGATATCACGGTTAGGGATATACTTGGACTTGAGCACTCTGGCACACAAGCCGGGCATTCTTTCAACGCGgttgtatcacctcgatatatcaaTGACATGAAATGTTCTttatcaaaagaaaaaaaaatagaagttTCAGTAATGCAAACACACTTTTCCGCAAgtagagaacaaaagcaaactgaTGCAATGTAGAACCATGATATTTTACTTTTCTTACAGAGCAAACATTTACAAAATTCCAAGTCCAGTACATCAAAACGGTCAAAAGCCTATTGCCACCACTACTTAATTAAATTTCAACCTTGTTAAGGTCACCCTGGTTTGTTTCATACCTCAGAATCTGCATGCTCTCTGCATGCTCTGAAACAACTAAGAATGTCAACCAAACACCTAACAAACAAGGATACACAGAATTACAAAGAAAGAGTAATAATAAGGAACAAGAGATACCTTTTGGAATAAAACTCATAATGATATCCTATCTTCAATATGAGTCCGGCATCAATCTTATTCTGCGAAATGTCTCTGGCACCATCACTACCAAGGGTGCGTTTGGATGCGCTCTGGTTGGCCGTACcaaatcattttttttattttgaaaagGAGGTCATCCCCCGGCCTCTGCACCGGAGAGATGCATACGATCACTTTATTAAAACAAGTTCAACAGAAACAAATAGTCTGATCTGCAAAGTACGGCTCACAGAAGGagccaaaataaaaaaaaaacaaGATAAActcaaagccacaaccggctggacgAAAAGATACTAAGGACATATCCTATTATACGACCGCCATTCAAACCGGTTAAATATAAcacgcgctaccatctcccaccggttgCACCCAGTAGCCAGCTGCTCCCTGAAGCCCAtaggagtgagtaacgaccacgtacggatccatgtcgtagccctgaagataacctgcaagaaattaACAATAGCTACTCTGTTAAAAGTTAAATCATTCCTGCAGTTTCATATAGCCCAAATAAGTGCGCATATTTCAATCCGAATACTTGACGCAACATAAGGAGGCACTCCATTTAGCCACGTCCCAGCACGCCAAAATGTTGGCACACTATCCAGCCACCCTCGTCTCACCCTTAAGTTGGCGAAAAACTACCAAGAAATTGGTTACCGACCAAACAGGCGGCCTGCGTTCGGTTAACGCAAATTTTTCAGCGTGGCATCCATAGGATCCCTTCAAAAAAAAAAGATGACCCTAGTGTTACCACATGCCTACAAAAACGAAAGCACAACCttaaataacatgatgcaacccgtttaaaaaaattgaatgcaaGGACTGAGCCACCTTTATGTTGGTTGTGCAATATAGAGATCAAACCTGAAAGGGCAACAGTTGAACTGGTCGTGTCCAGTCGCTAGCTTGCCGGTCCACAAGCAGCGGCCGTGTCCAGTCGCGAGCCAATCAGCGTCGTGCAGGCAAGACACGAGCGTTGCCATCGTGCAGACGTGAGGAGGCGGCCTCCACGTTCACGTGTGACTCGACCATCGCCAGTTTGTGGGGCAATTTTAATACAATAGAGATCTGAACTTTGATAATTGGTTTAAGATAATTGCCAATTAACAATACTGCACGACGAGCTGAATTAGGGCATCTACAATGCTAGATGCTAATATAAACGCTTagcgcaaaaaataaaaattataaaAGGAACCAGAAACACCTAAGCGCCTTGGCTTGCAACGCAAGCGCTAA encodes the following:
- the LOC123104131 gene encoding uncharacterized protein yields the protein MMNRQFANMIVHNYPKGVYSLRRINLMEYLFYPSTEAAEKAEVNKKGWLSTMLKGSPKQSLPKTNINFSSLPNMADLTTRHFFSLLRGQGEGSVMFVSPNVHTMMYDTSTDFVFGMPQANFCKQSDSIALSITRRSYGQDNHKLYVIGKGEDNALFEVLNYTRTTDLNNSSWYWRPLPCPPLFRPCLPGSNSKVCPPSAAAVLDAATICVSSVDAGACAFFDTATREWRQAGSWVLPIHGAAEYVPEFDLWFGLDDVIGNPNHCLRAFDFDSSRRPVVRHSWNYLSVLPDEWLPRQRHLLNMGSGKFCIATSFRNLLRHTSCRPLHGAVNELTVLTGVEVVRNVNGFQIIKHKSECYSLEDNRIHCVL